GAAGGTAAGTTCGTGTTGATTGATTTCTGGGGACCTTCTTGCAGTCCTTGTCGGAAGAGTATTCCCGATTTGAACCGGTTCAGCAAGCAATTCAAGGATAAATTGGTGGTGATCGGGGTATCGTTGAACAAGGAAGAGCAAGTGCGTGCGATGAAAGAACCCGTGATCGAGTATTATAGTGCCATTGACACGAAGAAAGAGTATATCGGTAAATTCGAAATAAAAGGCTACCCCCATGCTATATTGCTGGATACACGTGGGATTGTTCGTTGGGAGGGGAATCCCGTGTTATCGGGACATGAGTTGACCGCGGAGGTTATCGAGAATTTAATTACGAAATATGATTACGAGGATGGGGGTGTACAGAGAGCATGGGCAAAACCGTTTTTAGGGGAAAAGGCACCAGAGTTACCCGTGAAAGAATGGTTCCCGAAGGAGCCGAATGTGAAGGGGAAATTTGTGTTACGTGATTTTTTTAGCTTTATGTGTGGTCCTTGTCGGAAGGCGATTCCGAAATTGAATGAATGGAGTAAAAAGTTTGCCGATGAACTGATCGTGGTAGGATGTGCTAAAGACGGCATTAATCGATTACGCCAGATTGAGCCTAAGATAGAATATTATTTGGCTAGTGAGCCAGAGGGGAAAATATGGAATACGATGGAATTGCATGTTTTATCGTATGTTCAATTGATCGATCCGAAGGGAATTGTTCGTTGGGAGGGACTTTGTACTGATTTGACCACGAAAAAGATTCAGGAGATCATTGCTAAATACAAATAATCATTAAGTAGCACGTGATGATAAAATTTTTTCTATGGTTTCTGCCTTGTTGTCTCGTTTTTACGGCAACAGGGCAAAAAGCTAATTATAGACAAGCCGAACGTTTTTTAAATTTGGAATCGTTAGTTGGCACGACCACT
The window above is part of the Butyricimonas paravirosa genome. Proteins encoded here:
- a CDS encoding TlpA family protein disulfide reductase — its product is MKKMKVIVAVFAVLSMFYNGRAQDVKVEKTDTLGNGQVRKTIKVEIKNAEDLQNLVKAIGGNVQVMNKSVVNQPKIQVKKVSPEDRPMESNNGKQLWAKSYLNRAAPQLKVEKWLTEVPDTEGKFVLIDFWGPSCSPCRKSIPDLNRFSKQFKDKLVVIGVSLNKEEQVRAMKEPVIEYYSAIDTKKEYIGKFEIKGYPHAILLDTRGIVRWEGNPVLSGHELTAEVIENLITKYDYEDGGVQRAWAKPFLGEKAPELPVKEWFPKEPNVKGKFVLRDFFSFMCGPCRKAIPKLNEWSKKFADELIVVGCAKDGINRLRQIEPKIEYYLASEPEGKIWNTMELHVLSYVQLIDPKGIVRWEGLCTDLTTKKIQEIIAKYK